From one Solanum stenotomum isolate F172 chromosome 12, ASM1918654v1, whole genome shotgun sequence genomic stretch:
- the LOC125848463 gene encoding uncharacterized protein LOC125848463 — protein MGLSARASRLPSSVFRPKSLLPSHLSTMRTRTIFGISISLIIINMAAIMERADENLLPAVYKEVSEAFTAGPSDLGFLTFIRNFVQGIASPVAGILVLNYDRPTVLAIGILFWALSTGAVGASKYFLQVGFWRAINGFGLAIVIPALQSFIADSYKDEVRGTGFGFLNLIGTVGGIGGGAIATVMAGHEYWGIPGWRFSFIVMATLSCFIGFLVFSFVVDPRKQSSGQRDISEHSDRDELIEKGHSNINSMSIWMESWTAMKTVIKLQTFQFIVLQGLVGSLPWTAIVFFTLWFELIGFDHNSAATLVGLFAAGCALGSFFGGVVADKMSRIYPHSGRVMCAQFSSFMGIPFSWFLLRIIPPSVSSYSTFAVTLFIMGLTISWCATATNGPMFAEVVPSKHRTMIYAFDRAFEGSFSSFAAPIVGILAEKMYGYDAKSVDPLLGSAREALALSKGLFSMMAVPFGLCCLFYTPLYWTFKQDRDNARLAAAKETEMI, from the exons ATGGGGTTAAGCGCTAGAGCTTCCAGATTACCTTCTTCTGTTTTTCGACCTAAATCTCTGCTCCCCAGCCACCTTTCCACCATGAG AACAAGGACAATTTTTGGGATCTCTATTTCCCTAATCATCATCAACATGGCCGCTATAATGGAGCGCGCTGATGAGAATCTCCTTCCAGCTGTTTATAAAGAAGTCAGTGAAGCTTTTACAGCAGGACCATCCGATCTTGGGTTTCTCACATTCATAAGGAACTTTGTGCAGGGAATTGCTTCACCAGTGGCaggtattttagttttaaattatgaCCGTCCCACGGTTCTTGCAATTGGTATCCTCTTCTGGGCCCTATCAACCGGTGCAGTGGGTGCGAGCAAGTATTTTCTGCAGGTTGGCTTCTGGAGAGCTATAAATGGCTTCGGTCTGGCAATTGTGATACCTGCTTTGCAGTCCTTCATAGCTGATAGCTATAAGGATGAAGTCAGAGGGACGGGATTTGGGTTTCTTAATCTAATTGGTACTGTGGGTGGGATAGGAGGCGGAGCTATAGCTACAGTTATGGCTGGTCATGAATACTGGGGCATACCAGGATGGCGCTTTTCCTTCATCGTGATGGCAACTTTGAGTTGTTTCATAGGATTTCTCGTCTTCTCTTTTGTCGTTGACCCAAGGAAGCAAAGCAGTGGCCAGCGTGATATATCAGAACACTCTGACAG GGATGAATTGATAGAGAAAGGACACTCAAATATCAATTCAATGTCAATTTGGATGGAGTCCTGGACAGCCATGAAAACTGTCATCAAACTCCAAACGTTTCAGTTCATTGTTTTGCAGGGTCTAGTTGGATCCCTACCTTGGACAGCCATTGTTTTCTTTACATTATGGTTTGAATTAATTG GTTTTGATCATAATAGTGCAGCCACACTTGTCGGTCTATTTGCTGCTGGATGCGCATTAGGATCCTTTTTCGGTGGAGTAGTTGCAGACAAAATGTCTCGAATATACCCTCATTCAGGACGTGTCATGTGTGCtcaatttagttcttttatGGGCATCCCATTCTCATGGTTCCTTCTTCGAATTATCCCCCCATCTGTAAGCAGCTATTCCACATTTGCTGTGACTTTATTCATAATGGGCCTCACAATCAGCTGGTGTGCTACTGCTACAAATGGTCCCATGTTTGCAGAAGTGGTGCCTTCAAAGCACCGCACAATGATTTATGCTTTTGATCGTGCGTTTGAGggttcattttcttcttttgctgCTCCAATTGTAGGGATTCTGGCTGAGAAAATGTATGGCTATGATGCCAAATCTGTTGATCCGTTATTAGGATCTGCAAGAGAGGCTTTAGCGCTGTCAAAAGGTCTCTTTTCAATGATGGCCGTGCCTTTTGGTTTATGTTGCTTGTTTTACACCCCTTTGTATTGGACATTCAAGCAGGACCGTGACAATGCAAGACTTGCTGCTGCAAAAGAAACAGAGATGATATGA
- the LOC125849356 gene encoding probable NEDD8-conjugating enzyme Ubc12-like, giving the protein MIKLFKVKEKQREDTENGNARGPCNKQTAGELRLRKDITELNLPRSCTISFPDGKDKLMNFEIKIQPDGGYYAGGKFLFSFQVPSIYPHEPPKVKCKTKVYHPNIDLEGNVCLNVLREDWKPVLNINTIIYGLYLLFEEPNHEDPLNLEAAAVLRDNPQLFKSNVKKAMLGGTVANVSFTRCV; this is encoded by the exons atgaTCAAGTTGTtcaaagtaaaagagaagcaaagagAGGATACTGAGAATGGCAATGCTAGGGGCCCTTGTAACAAGCAGACTGCTGGGGAACTGCGTCTACGCAAAG ACATTACTGAGCTGAACCTGCCCCGTTCTTGTACAATATCATTTCCAGATGGAAAGGATAAGTTGATGAACTTTGAGATTAAAATTCAGCCAGATGGTGGATACTATGC TGGAGGAAAATTTTTGTTCTCTTTCCAGGTTCCATCAATCTATCCACATGAACCACCAAAAGTCAAGTGCAAGACCAAG GTATATCATCCTAATATCGATTTGGAGGGTAATGTATGCCTCAACGTACTTAGAGAAGATTGGAAACCTGTTCTCAACATTAACACAATTATCTATGGATTATATCTTCTTTTTGAG GAACCAAACCATGAGGATCCTCTTAATCTCGAGGCTGCTGCTGTGTTGAGAGATAATCCCCAGTTGTTTAAATCAAATGTGAAGAAGGCTATGCTTGGTGGAACTGTGGCCAATGTAAGCTTCACGCGCTGCGTGTAG